A single region of the Dryobates pubescens isolate bDryPub1 chromosome 40, bDryPub1.pri, whole genome shotgun sequence genome encodes:
- the ATP5MC2 gene encoding ATP synthase F(0) complex subunit C2, mitochondrial: MYACAKFISTPALVRRSSRVLCQPLSASVLSSPEARTEQARAGGRRALRTSAAHRDIDTAAKFIGAGAATVGVAGSGAGIGTVFGSLIIGYARNPSLKQQLFSYAILGFALSEAMGLFCLMVAFLILFAM; this comes from the exons ATGTACGCCTGTGCAAAGTTCATCTCCACTCCTGCTCTA GTGAGGAGGAGCTCACgggtgctgtgccagcccctctctgcctccgtgctgagcagccctgaggcCCGGACAGAGCAG GCGAGGGCGGGTGGCCGCCGTGCCCTGCGGACGAGCGCGGCTCACCGCGACATCGACACCGCCGCCAAGTTCATCGGCGCCGGCGCCGCCACCGTGGGCGTGGCAGGGTCCGGCGCTGGCATCGGCACCGTCTTCGGCAGCCTCATCATCGGCTACGCCAG GAACCCCtcgctgaagcagcagctcttctcctATGCCATCCTGGGCTTTGCCCTCTCCGAGGCCATGGGGCTCTTCTGCCTCATGGTGGCCTTCCTCATCCTCTTTGCCATGTGA